A window from Bosea sp. ANAM02 encodes these proteins:
- a CDS encoding YicC/YloC family endoribonuclease — MAIESMTGFARAAGTAGVHGWAWEIRSVNGRGLDLRVRVPPGFEVLAEAARKKLGGAFSRGTLHVNLAVTSDAGPPRPRVNEAVLAALLEAIERLPPTDGINPPSYDGLLGIRGVVDYADEAQDALGAVEAPALAGLEAVTTALKEARAAEGRALEAIVLGHLETIARLAAEAEHHPARGAEAIRARIAAQVEALLGANNGFDPQRLHQEGALIAVRADIREEIDRLQAHVEALRELLAKGGPIGRKLDFLSQEFGREASTLCAKANDPGLSRIGLELRTVVDQMREQVQNVE; from the coding sequence ATGGCCATCGAGAGCATGACGGGGTTCGCCCGTGCGGCGGGAACAGCCGGGGTCCATGGCTGGGCCTGGGAAATCCGCAGCGTCAACGGGCGCGGGCTCGATCTGCGCGTCCGGGTTCCGCCCGGCTTCGAAGTCCTGGCCGAGGCGGCCCGCAAGAAGCTGGGCGGCGCTTTCTCGCGCGGGACGCTGCACGTCAATCTCGCCGTCACCAGCGATGCCGGCCCGCCGCGTCCGCGCGTCAACGAAGCGGTGCTGGCGGCGCTGCTCGAAGCGATCGAAAGGCTGCCGCCGACCGACGGCATCAATCCGCCATCCTATGACGGGCTCCTCGGCATCCGCGGCGTGGTGGATTATGCCGACGAGGCGCAGGATGCGCTGGGCGCGGTCGAGGCGCCGGCGCTGGCCGGGCTCGAAGCCGTCACCACGGCCCTGAAGGAAGCGCGTGCCGCCGAAGGCCGCGCGCTCGAAGCGATCGTCCTCGGCCATCTCGAAACCATCGCCCGCCTCGCCGCCGAGGCGGAGCATCATCCCGCCCGCGGCGCCGAGGCGATCCGTGCCCGGATCGCGGCGCAGGTCGAGGCGCTGCTCGGGGCGAATAACGGCTTCGATCCGCAGCGCCTGCATCAGGAGGGCGCGCTGATCGCCGTCCGCGCCGATATCCGCGAGGAGATCGACCGCCTGCAGGCCCATGTCGAGGCCCTGCGCGAATTGCTGGCCAAGGGCGGGCCGATCGGCCGCAAGCTCGATTTCCTCTCGCAGGAATTCGGTCGCGAGGCTTCGACCCTCTGCGCCAAGGCCAACGACCCCGGCCTGTCGCGCATCGGCCTGGAGCTGCGCACGGTCGTCGACCAGATGCGCGAGCAGGTCCAGAACGTGGAGTGA
- the pdxA gene encoding 4-hydroxythreonine-4-phosphate dehydrogenase PdxA, protein MPAKPLALTQGDPAGIGPELTLRAWLERRERTLPAFACIADPDHLADVAGRLGWTVPLRSCCWSEAGETFAEALPVIPLASGAGRAEPGAPDPATAAGTIASIDRAVAAVQAGEAAGVVTNPIAKSVLYGAGFKHPGHTEYLAHLAARGDAEPRPVMMLWCEELAVVPVTIHQPLRRVPDLLTTELIVETGRIVAAELRSRFGISAPRLALSGLNPHAGESGTMGHEDADVVAPAIARLRAEGIDARGPYPADTMFHARARAGYDAALAMYHDQALIPIKTIAFDEGVNVTLGLPFIRTSPDHGTAFDIAGRGIARPDSLCAALKLAARMAAGVVTDAVS, encoded by the coding sequence TTGCCGGCAAAGCCGCTTGCACTGACACAGGGCGATCCGGCCGGGATCGGACCGGAACTGACGCTGCGAGCCTGGCTGGAGCGCCGCGAGCGTACCCTTCCCGCCTTCGCCTGCATCGCCGATCCCGACCATCTCGCGGATGTCGCCGGCCGGCTCGGCTGGACCGTGCCGCTGCGTAGCTGCTGCTGGAGCGAGGCAGGCGAAACCTTTGCCGAAGCGCTGCCGGTGATCCCGCTCGCATCCGGGGCAGGCAGAGCCGAGCCGGGCGCGCCCGATCCGGCAACCGCTGCCGGCACGATCGCTTCGATCGACCGCGCGGTCGCGGCGGTCCAGGCCGGCGAGGCCGCCGGCGTGGTGACGAACCCGATCGCCAAATCGGTGCTTTACGGAGCCGGGTTCAAGCACCCTGGCCATACCGAGTATCTGGCCCATCTGGCAGCGCGGGGTGATGCCGAGCCGCGCCCGGTCATGATGCTCTGGTGCGAGGAGCTGGCGGTCGTGCCGGTCACGATCCACCAGCCGCTGCGGCGCGTGCCCGACCTGCTGACGACGGAGCTGATCGTCGAGACCGGCCGCATCGTCGCGGCGGAACTGCGCAGCCGTTTCGGCATCTCAGCGCCACGGCTGGCGCTCAGCGGGCTCAACCCCCATGCCGGTGAGAGCGGCACGATGGGCCATGAGGACGCAGACGTCGTCGCGCCCGCCATCGCCCGATTGCGGGCGGAGGGCATCGATGCGCGCGGCCCCTATCCCGCCGACACGATGTTCCATGCGCGCGCCCGCGCCGGCTATGACGCGGCGCTGGCGATGTATCACGACCAGGCCCTCATCCCGATCAAGACGATCGCCTTCGACGAGGGCGTCAATGTCACGCTCGGCCTGCCCTTTATCCGGACCTCGCCGGACCATGGCACCGCCTTCGACATCGCCGGCCGGGGCATCGCGCGGCCGGACAGCCTCTGCGCCGCTCTGAAGCTTGCCGCCCGCATGGCCGCGGGCGTCGTCACGGACGCCGTTTCATGA
- the gmk gene encoding guanylate kinase encodes MAAETLRPARRGLIMIMSSPSGAGKSTLTRTLSKSPNETNLDLSISVTTRPKRPSEIPGVHYHFIDRESFDEMRERDELLEWAEVHGNGYGTPRKPVEASLKAGRDVLFDIDWQGTQQIMEKAREDVVSIFILPPSMAELRSRLVRRAEDAPDVIAKRLANARDEIARWAVYDYVIVNDDLENAYEAVRSILAAERLKRSRAVGMADFVDALLAEPVQA; translated from the coding sequence ATGGCTGCCGAGACCCTTCGCCCGGCCCGCCGCGGCCTGATCATGATCATGTCGTCGCCGTCCGGCGCGGGCAAGTCGACGCTGACGCGGACGCTGTCGAAATCTCCCAACGAGACGAATCTCGACCTGTCGATCTCGGTGACGACGCGTCCGAAGCGCCCATCCGAGATTCCCGGCGTGCATTACCATTTCATCGATCGCGAGAGCTTCGACGAGATGCGGGAGCGGGACGAGCTGCTCGAATGGGCCGAGGTGCATGGCAACGGCTACGGCACGCCGCGCAAGCCCGTGGAGGCCTCGCTCAAGGCCGGCCGGGACGTGCTGTTCGATATCGACTGGCAAGGCACCCAGCAGATCATGGAGAAGGCCCGCGAGGACGTGGTCTCGATCTTCATCCTGCCGCCCTCGATGGCGGAGCTGCGCTCCCGCCTGGTGCGCCGGGCCGAGGACGCGCCGGATGTGATCGCGAAGCGGCTGGCCAATGCGCGCGACGAGATCGCGCGCTGGGCCGTCTACGACTATGTCATCGTCAATGACGATCTCGAGAACGCCTATGAGGCCGTGCGTTCCATCCTGGCGGCGGAGCGGCTGAAGCGCAGCCGCGCGGTCGGCATGGCCGATTTCGTCGATGCCCTGCTGGCAGAGCCTGTTCAGGCCTGA
- the rsmA gene encoding 16S rRNA (adenine(1518)-N(6)/adenine(1519)-N(6))-dimethyltransferase RsmA yields MSQIDDLPPLREVVERHGLMAQKALGQNFLFDLNLTSRIARSAGPLDGQTVVEIGPGPGGLTRALLANGAGRVIAIERDRRCLPALAEIAAHYPGRLEVIDGDALAVDLTPHLGGQRARIVANLPYNIGTPLLVGWLSLEPWPSWWDSLTLMFQREVAERIVATPEERADYGRLAVLSNWRCETRILFDVPRSAFVPPPKITSSIVQLVPRAQPEPCDRRLLERVTLAAFGQRRKMLRQSLKAVLPDPAPIIAAAGLAETARAEEIPVSGFVSLANALAAQA; encoded by the coding sequence ATGAGCCAGATCGACGACCTGCCGCCGCTGCGCGAGGTGGTGGAGCGCCATGGGCTGATGGCGCAGAAGGCGCTCGGCCAGAACTTCCTGTTCGATCTCAACCTGACCAGCCGCATCGCCCGCTCTGCGGGGCCGCTGGATGGCCAGACGGTCGTCGAGATCGGCCCCGGGCCCGGCGGGCTGACGCGGGCACTGCTGGCCAACGGCGCCGGACGCGTCATCGCGATCGAGCGGGATCGGCGCTGCCTGCCGGCGCTGGCCGAGATCGCGGCGCATTATCCGGGTCGCCTGGAGGTGATCGACGGGGATGCGCTCGCCGTCGATCTCACGCCGCATCTCGGCGGCCAACGGGCACGGATCGTCGCCAACCTGCCCTATAATATCGGCACGCCGCTGCTGGTCGGCTGGCTCAGCCTCGAACCCTGGCCGTCCTGGTGGGATTCGCTGACGCTGATGTTCCAGCGCGAGGTTGCCGAGCGCATCGTCGCGACGCCGGAGGAGCGCGCCGATTACGGCCGGCTCGCCGTACTGTCGAACTGGCGCTGCGAAACCAGGATCCTGTTCGATGTGCCGCGCAGCGCCTTCGTGCCGCCGCCGAAGATCACCTCCTCGATCGTCCAGCTCGTCCCGCGCGCGCAGCCGGAGCCCTGCGACCGGCGCCTGCTGGAGCGGGTGACGCTCGCCGCCTTCGGTCAACGCCGCAAGATGCTGCGCCAGAGCCTGAAGGCTGTGCTGCCCGACCCGGCGCCGATCATCGCGGCGGCGGGCCTCGCTGAGACGGCGCGGGCCGAGGAGATCCCGGTCTCGGGCTTCGTCAGCCTGGCGAATGCTCTTGCCGCTCAGGCCTGA
- the mltG gene encoding endolytic transglycosylase MltG, with amino-acid sequence MNDTPRVAPKSPSEALKPVAPPAPPPKARRRRRSPFLSMLSGLFTVALIGAGVVGAGIAIVSNQSKAPGPLASDRVLIIPKESGLTEIAELLQREGLIEHPLSFRVAAIMGGDWHRLKAGEYLFKARVSPQEILDIISSNKVVEHSITIPEGLTSEQIVERLRSNDLLTGEIAQVPKEGSILPDTYRFPRGFSRQAIIDRMARDQRVVLGRIWERRPADLPIKTPQELVVLASIVEKETGRADERPRVAGVFINRLNQKMRLQSDPTIVYGLVGGKGTLGRAIQRSEITQATPYNTYVINGLPPGPIANPGRAAMEAVVNHSRTKDLYFVADGSGGHAFAETLDQHNRNVGRWRQIETTRSQQQGGKPPADSVDKVEPPAGPDNRTEAPATTQPAADNAGSAGVPVAQPVGAVAGTRARAFDASEGTARDPLLNKTFDLNSPKQVPQLKP; translated from the coding sequence GTGAATGATACGCCCCGCGTCGCCCCGAAGAGTCCGAGCGAGGCCCTCAAGCCCGTAGCGCCTCCGGCGCCGCCGCCCAAGGCCCGCCGCCGTCGGCGCAGCCCCTTCCTGTCGATGCTGAGCGGCCTGTTCACCGTCGCGTTGATCGGCGCCGGCGTGGTTGGCGCCGGCATCGCCATCGTCTCGAACCAGAGCAAGGCGCCGGGGCCGCTGGCCAGCGACCGCGTCCTGATCATCCCGAAGGAGAGCGGTCTCACCGAGATCGCCGAGTTGCTTCAGCGCGAGGGGCTCATCGAGCACCCGCTGAGCTTCCGCGTCGCGGCGATCATGGGCGGCGACTGGCACAGACTCAAGGCCGGCGAGTATCTGTTCAAGGCGCGCGTCAGCCCGCAGGAGATTCTCGACATCATTTCGAGCAACAAGGTGGTCGAGCATTCGATCACCATTCCCGAGGGGCTGACGAGCGAGCAGATCGTCGAGCGTCTGCGCAGCAACGACCTGCTGACCGGCGAGATCGCGCAGGTGCCGAAGGAGGGCTCGATCCTTCCCGATACCTATCGCTTTCCGCGCGGCTTCTCGCGGCAGGCCATCATCGACCGGATGGCGCGTGATCAGCGCGTCGTGCTCGGCCGCATCTGGGAGCGCCGCCCCGCCGACCTGCCGATCAAGACGCCGCAGGAACTCGTCGTCCTCGCCTCGATCGTCGAGAAGGAGACCGGCCGCGCCGACGAGCGTCCGCGCGTCGCCGGCGTCTTCATCAACCGCCTGAACCAGAAGATGCGGCTGCAATCCGATCCGACGATCGTCTACGGCCTCGTCGGCGGCAAGGGCACGCTCGGCCGGGCGATCCAGCGCAGCGAGATCACCCAGGCGACGCCCTACAATACCTATGTCATCAACGGGCTGCCGCCGGGCCCGATCGCCAATCCCGGCCGTGCCGCCATGGAGGCGGTGGTCAACCATTCCCGGACCAAGGACCTCTACTTCGTCGCTGACGGCAGCGGCGGCCACGCCTTCGCCGAGACGCTGGACCAGCACAACCGCAATGTCGGGCGCTGGCGCCAGATCGAGACGACGCGCAGCCAGCAGCAGGGCGGCAAGCCGCCGGCGGACAGCGTCGACAAGGTCGAGCCCCCGGCGGGCCCCGACAATCGCACCGAGGCGCCCGCGACGACGCAGCCCGCGGCCGACAATGCAGGCTCGGCCGGTGTCCCCGTCGCCCAGCCGGTCGGTGCGGTCGCCGGAACGCGCGCGCGCGCCTTCGACGCTTCCGAAGGAACGGCGCGGGACCCGCTGCTCAACAAGACCTTCGACCTGAACTCGCCGAAGCAGGTTCCGCAGCTCAAGCCCTAA